The following nucleotide sequence is from Rattus rattus isolate New Zealand chromosome 7, Rrattus_CSIRO_v1, whole genome shotgun sequence.
GTGTGACAAGTGCCGGGGCTCTGCAAATCTAGGAGAGACTTCCTTTTCTACTGTGATATCTTGGCAGCTGTGTTCCAGCTGCTGGGGCCAGCTCCTCAGGGTGAGTTGGCTCGCAGGGAGTATTAAATGAAAAGCATCTCCCCGGGACCACTTGCTTAGGGAAACAAATGCAGCCTGCTGCAGGCTTGCAGCCTTCCTTTTCCCAGGGGCCTGGCGAAGATCTGCTAAGGCCCAGGATCTAAGTGCACAGGGTCTGTCCCTGCTGCCCACCCAGGACTTACCTGCATTCGCAGAGCACATCCTGAGAGAATGTCATCTCCACATAGGAATGTGGATCCCGATTGGGGGGGATCTTTAAGATCTGCGGGGGAATAGAAAGTTCATACCCAGTAAGGAGCCAGTGAGGAGCTCAGGGTTGGGATGGGGGCTTCAAGAAGGTTGTTCTGGAGTGAGGGACCCTGGcttggagtttggttcccattgTAGGTCCctggcctgcctctgtccctaTCTGGGTAATTTCTAGAGGTTCTGTGGGCCTCTGGATATGGTGGGCTATGGGCAGGCGGTGACGTGCGGGGAGACCTTCCTTACCTGCATAGTGATGTTGGCTGTCTTTAGTGCCACACAGTGCAGACCCTCGTCACCACAGCAGCCACTACAGCGACTCAGAAGGACACATGACGGACTGAATATATGAGACACTTCATTAGGGTGTTCATCTGCAATGTACACCAGCTTCTCCATTGGCCGGCAGTAGCTGCGGCCCCACACTTCATTGAAAGGCACCACTACGGGAAGACAGAAGGGCCAGGTCAGGTCAGCAGGGATGCCCCAGGCTTGGCTCTCGGGTTCAGTTCACACAAAGTTCACTTCTTCCATAAAACCCCTGGCCCTATCTGGGTCCCTCTGCTCTGAAGTACTGCTTCACTCTGGGATGCCTTAGCTGCTGCTGGCCTCTCAGCTCTTCGGGACTCAGATTCCAGTGGAGCAGAAACTCTCAAGGTCCCAGCTTCTCAATCTGTCTTTCTCGCTGGTTCCAAGTCTTCCTTAGAGCTTTGACGACTATGCCGTGGTCACTCCTCAAGCTTGTGGGTCTTTCTCCAGCCTGACCTAGTGCTTCCTGGGCCTTGGAGAACTTGCTGGAAACACTATACCAGGAAGCATATAGTATACAGTATACTAGCCTTCCCTTGGCCTCTGCCGCAACCCCATTATGGCTTCCTTGTGTCCTGCCCCACTCAGTGCAACTCCCCTTCAGCCAAGAGCATGCCCCATCCATATGGTCCAGCCTCGTGTCTATGGGGTCCCATCAGCTTGAGGGAGCCAAGACATATCAGTATTGACTGCACCTTTGCAGTCTGGACCTGCCTGGTCTGGGGAGACTGCGTGCCTACACGCCCAGCCCCCACTCCTCCCTGAAGGCTTCTCCAGCTACTCCCCCAGGAGCGGTGCTCCTTTTTTGGAGCATAGCTTGGGTCCCCGGCTCAATCCTCCATCTCTAGTGCTTCTTATCTCTGGGCTCTGGGAGCACAGGAGCTGACCCCAGTAAACACAGGCCAAGTGACTCCTGACGGATGAGGTGACAGTTGGCCCAGGATTACCAGGAACATTCCCGATCCCTGTGACAGCCTGGTAGTGGTAGTGGAATCTCTAGGGGACAGCTCTGAAATCCCCCCAAAGGCACTGTTCCTTCAGGGGGTAGCCTGGTACCCGGGACTCCAACACAGGCTCTCAGGGAGCAGCTGACACCAGACCATCTGGCCTCAGTGCCTATACTGGCTGAATGACCTTGGCGAGGTCACTTAGCCACTCCAGGTATATCGGTTTCCTGCGCTTCGGAGAGAGAGGCAGGCCGGGAATAGATGGTTGCTAAGGTCACCTATGCCCTGACAGACTGTCTGTGATTCAGTGCCCTGTAGCCCCAGCCCTGGTCAGCCTTGAGACCATGCCTGGGTCAACCTGTACCACATCTAATGACCATCCTCAGCTCATGGAAGGCTTGGGACCTGGGTTACCTACAAGTCTTTTCACCTTAACAGAGAGCAGTGGACTTTCCTAGCAGATCCTCACTTCCATGGTCCTTCCTAAGAGGCAGAGGGGGCCAAAGTCCATCTCACAGATCCTGTGAGGATATGCGTCTCCGGGtaatctcagaagaaaaataaacttcagaCATAGCAGAGGCCCTTGGGAAAGGCTGCAAACTGGTGGAAAATACCCAAGAGGCGGTTCATCCATGTGGAGCTGGCAGAGCGGCCTCAGAGGCAATAAACTGTACTTGTCTAGGCATCTGGTGTTTCATCCCATCCTGCTCTGCTTTGAAGGTACTTGGGTTAGACCAGGGGCTGCAGGGGGATGTGGAGACCCTCTGACACTACTTTTCTAGGCCACTGGACACTCTTCCTGGATCCAAGTGGGAAAAGCCAGGCAGGGAAAGCCTGCTTTTGCAACATGGGTCAGAGGCCACCTCCCTTTCCCCAGTGTCGAGAGCTTCGTGTTTAGTCTGAAGCCTTCTTGAACATCAAACCACTACTAACATTTAATCTCTGCCGTGGAAACATAAATAAGGGAGCAGAGCAGTCAGCTACAAAGTATCACAGAAAGGCTTAGCTGCCAGGGAGGGGCAGCAGTGAAGGGGGCCTAGCCCCCCGACCAGCACCCAATCTCCTATCCCACATCCTAAACATCTTGGATTCCACGACCCCCCAAATCCCGACACCCGTTTTTTTAGCGGCCTAGGAAGGCAAAGAAAGAGCTGAGGTGATGTCTGGAAATAGGGAAGTTGATCCCTGGAGCTGCCCTGTCTGGGTGTAGAGGAGAAATAAAGGCAGGTAAAGGGTGCGGTGAGATCTCTGGTTCCCTGATGCAGGAAACGTTCCTTAGGACAGCACTGTGCCCTGTTCCTCCCAAGAGAACTTCCGCTAACCTCAAACTTCTTCTGGGTAGGAAATGGGTGGTGAGAGGCCTGGGAAGTTGCTCCTCTGAGGGCCTCTCTTGGGGGCCAGAATGGGTTCCTCAGCTACCTGTCTAGCCCTGTGAGTGAGTGAGCTGTCATCTGTCCTCGGCTGCATGCTACATAGCACGGAAGAACCCCAAGAAGAAGGCTGTTTTATCCTGATGGAAAGCTGCTGGAAAGGCCTGTGCAGTAGCCACTGGCTACCAGCCGGGGCCTAGCTGGTGTCCTCCTCACTGGCAAGGCACGCAGCCAGCCTGCCACAAGTGATACTTTCCTCAGGCCTCCTCAGCTCCTGTGCAGCCGGGAGGCCTGGAGCTGGGTTTGCCGGCTTTGCTGGATACACTGAAGACTGCATAGAGCTTTGACTGCTTTCTGGGGCtcgcctccccttccccctccctccccaagccTCATGTACATCATCTGTGACACACGGGGACCTTCCTCCTTCACAGTCTATGGTCAGGCCAAGTAACAGAGCATGCCCATCCCTAGATCTGAGAACAGTGGTAAAAAATTGATGCCCTCGGCTGTAccacactgcctctgcctctggtgttGGCAGGAGCGGATGGTAATACCAGATTTGAATAGCTGGTGTTTCCTCGTCCACACCGCAGGCCCGCTTGCCTGTTAGGATTACGGGTGAGCCGACCTACATTCTGAATCTATACCTCCAAGTTTTCTCACCCAGGATCTTGGGAAGTAATATACATTCACGTTTCTTCCAAGGACTCAGGATCTCACAACGTTAGGAAAAGAGTCTTTGATTTCAAGAACTTAGTTGAGctctcccatttcacagatgacaaAATAGAGGCTGAGACATCTTTGAAAGCTGGTGCCTGCTCTACATACAAAAGTCCTCAATAACAGATATGGTGTAGCGGTGGGAGATACGACCCTCCTCAGATCCGGGGGAGCATAACACTGTGCCAGTTCCGGAGGGCTCAGAAAACGGGCAAGTTCCTAAAGTTGAGGCAGCTACCTCTCTACCCAGTGGTAGAAGCCCAGTGGTCTGGGCTTCAGATgtgagagcaggcagaagagggGCTGTTCCCAGGGGGCTGGTGAATAGACAAGAGAGCAGGCCGCCGAGGGTATTCCCAGCCCCAAAAAGCAATCCAGCTATTATCTGTGCCTACGAGGACACTGCTACAAGTACATCCCGCCTCTCTCCCGTGCTGTCAGAAACCTCGGCGATGGTATGTGGCCATCACCCACGTCTctgagaagcaggaagggagaaggagaaagggcctGGCATgatctccctccctgccttcggCGCACTCCTTTCTTTGGCAAAGGTCCCACTGCCCTTTGAAGATTATGTCTTGACACAACCCAGGGCAGAGAGTGAAAGGGCCAGGGAGGGTGTGACAGAGCCCGCCTGTTTGTAATCAATGGAAAGGCCTGGTCAGCGCTGCACAGCTCCACCAGGGTTGGAATGGTAGGGAGGACTCTTCGTCCTGACCAAGCCCCTTGACTGCTTTCCTATGATATCCAGCTCCCAGACTCCAGTCTGGCCTCTGGTACTCAACACAAATCCTGTCCACCAAGACTCCATCTGCACCTTACAGCATGCTGGGCAGGGGCCCTGAGCCAGCTGGAAGAACCCTAGCCATCACGTCCTGCGCTTTCTGTGTGCTTGGTGAACCCTAACCCATGACTGCACCTCTCTAGGCTGCGGGGTCACAAGAGGTGAACTCGTGGGCTTCAGCCATGATGTCTAGCTTACGGAGCCTCCCCTGCTTGCTATCGGCCTGTTCTCACCCTTCAGACCAATCCCTTCTCCTCTGCTGGGgctcaagaggaaagaagagaggggctCAGCTTGCAGAGCTGGCCTGGTTGGCTTACCTTCCATTTCTGTTGAGTTGTTCCCAGCAGACAGGGCCCCCTGCGGTGGACACAAAGGTGGAGCTGTGAGGAGGGAGCATCTTCTTGGGGCTCAGCTCTTTGAGCCCACCCTGAGCTCCTCCCCATCCGCCGCTAGAAACCACCTGactctctggcctcagtttcttcagttgGAAAAGGGTAGGAGGAGGTTTCTGGTGTTCCAGAGTGCTTGTAATCCTGTGGGGTCTCTCTTCTACCCAGCCCCCAGGCCAGCCCTGCTGGGCCTACTACAGCCCGCCTTGGCTGGGTGCCAGAGCCCAGGGGGAGGTGATCAGCTGGTGGgagctcaggggctggagaaggcGGCGCCAGGAGCTGGTGTTGCCTGCCAGTAACGTTACACCTCGAGCGAACACTGCAGCAAGCAGGCTGATGGCCTGGCTGCTCGGCAAGGGGGACTGtacaacccacccactcctgggCTGGGGCTGAGGGCTCTCAGGGCAGTGGGCAGTGCAGCGGGCAGTGCAGCAGGAAGGGAATGCATTGGCTTTGTCAGGATTTTGCTGCCCAATCTGGCTCGCAGC
It contains:
- the Pgf gene encoding placenta growth factor, producing MLAMKLFTCFLQVLAGLAVHSQGALSAGNNSTEMEVVPFNEVWGRSYCRPMEKLVYIADEHPNEVSHIFSPSCVLLSRCSGCCGDEGLHCVALKTANITMQILKIPPNRDPHSYVEMTFSQDVLCECRPILETTKAERRKTKGKRKQSKTPQTEEPHL